Proteins from a genomic interval of Paenibacillus lentus:
- the sucD gene encoding succinate--CoA ligase subunit alpha, producing MSILVDKNTKVITQGITGKTALFHAKGALDYGTQMVGGTSPGKGGTKVDIALDNGETVSLPVFNTVKEAKAATGATASVIYVPPAFAADSILEAVEAEMELVICITEGIPVLDMVKVSRYMEGKKTILIGPNCPGVITPGECKIGIMPGYIHMPGHVGVVSRSGTLTYEAVHQLTTRGIGQSSAVGIGGDPVKGSEFIDILHRFNEDDDTHAVIMIGEIGGTAEEEAAEWIRDNMTKPVVGFIGGVTAPPGKRMGHAGAIISGGKGTAKEKIAKLEECGIKVAPTPSEMGSTLVSVLEERGILNLCTTH from the coding sequence ATGAGTATTTTGGTGGATAAAAATACGAAAGTAATTACACAGGGAATTACAGGGAAAACAGCTCTGTTTCACGCGAAAGGCGCTCTAGATTACGGTACGCAAATGGTTGGCGGAACTTCGCCGGGCAAAGGCGGCACCAAGGTTGATATCGCGCTGGATAACGGCGAAACGGTTAGTTTGCCAGTGTTTAATACGGTAAAAGAAGCAAAGGCTGCCACCGGAGCGACGGCAAGCGTGATCTATGTTCCACCAGCATTTGCTGCCGACTCCATTCTCGAAGCGGTTGAAGCGGAAATGGAGCTTGTTATTTGTATCACAGAAGGTATTCCTGTACTTGATATGGTCAAAGTTTCCCGTTACATGGAAGGGAAGAAGACGATACTAATTGGACCGAACTGTCCTGGCGTCATTACACCTGGGGAATGTAAAATCGGAATTATGCCGGGCTACATTCATATGCCAGGCCATGTTGGCGTAGTATCGCGGAGCGGAACGCTTACTTATGAAGCCGTTCATCAGCTGACGACCCGTGGTATCGGCCAGTCATCTGCAGTAGGTATTGGAGGAGACCCTGTCAAAGGATCAGAGTTCATCGATATCCTGCATCGTTTCAATGAAGACGACGATACGCATGCCGTAATCATGATTGGAGAAATCGGCGGAACGGCCGAAGAAGAGGCTGCGGAATGGATTCGAGACAATATGACCAAACCAGTCGTTGGATTTATCGGTGGGGTAACTGCCCCTCCGGGCAAAAGAATGGGCCACGCAGGTGCGATCATTTCCGGAGGTAAAGGAACTGCAAAGGAAAAAATCGCGAAGTTGGAAGAGTGCGGCATTAAAGTAGCCCCGACACCTTCCGAAATGGGCTCTACGCTTGTGAGCGTACTTGAAGAACGCGGCATTCTTAATCTCTGCACGACACACTAA
- the sucC gene encoding ADP-forming succinate--CoA ligase subunit beta, with protein MNIHEYQGKEVLKQYGVTVPKGQVAFTVDEAVEAAEALGSGVVVVKAQIHAGGRGKAGGVKVAKNLDEVRAYAEEILGKVLVTHQTGPEGKEVKRLLVEEGCDIKKEYYVGVVVDRATGRVVLMASEEGGTEIEEVAAATPEKIFKEIVDPAIGLQPFQARRLAYAINIPNELVNKAAQFMLALYEAFVDKDCSIAEINPLVVTGDGEVMALDAKLNFDSNALFRQKDVLALRDLEEEDEKEIEASKYDLSYIALDGNIGCMVNGAGLAMATMDIIKYYGGDPANFLDVGGGATAEKVTEAFKIILSDTKVKGIFVNIFGGIMKCDVIASGIVEAAKQVGLDRPLVVRLEGTNVELGKDILANSGLAIVSADSMADGAQKIVKLVS; from the coding sequence ATGAATATCCATGAATATCAAGGAAAAGAAGTCCTGAAGCAATACGGGGTGACCGTGCCGAAGGGACAAGTTGCCTTTACGGTGGATGAAGCTGTGGAAGCAGCCGAAGCATTGGGCAGCGGAGTCGTTGTGGTTAAAGCCCAAATTCATGCTGGGGGCCGCGGGAAAGCCGGCGGTGTCAAGGTAGCTAAAAATTTGGATGAAGTGCGGGCATATGCTGAGGAGATTCTCGGCAAAGTGCTTGTTACCCACCAGACAGGCCCTGAGGGCAAGGAAGTAAAGCGTCTGTTGGTCGAAGAGGGCTGCGACATTAAGAAGGAATATTATGTCGGTGTCGTTGTAGACCGGGCAACGGGACGTGTCGTACTGATGGCTTCGGAAGAAGGCGGTACGGAAATTGAGGAAGTAGCTGCAGCTACGCCGGAGAAGATTTTTAAGGAAATCGTGGATCCAGCCATCGGCTTGCAGCCGTTCCAGGCGCGCAGATTGGCGTATGCCATCAATATTCCGAATGAGCTAGTGAACAAAGCGGCTCAGTTTATGCTGGCGTTATATGAAGCATTTGTAGATAAGGATTGCTCTATTGCTGAAATTAACCCGCTTGTTGTTACAGGTGACGGTGAAGTGATGGCACTTGATGCGAAGTTGAATTTTGATTCCAACGCATTATTCCGCCAGAAGGATGTCCTGGCGCTTCGTGATTTGGAAGAAGAAGATGAGAAGGAAATCGAAGCCTCGAAATATGACCTTAGCTACATCGCCCTGGACGGCAATATCGGTTGCATGGTTAATGGAGCGGGGCTTGCGATGGCAACGATGGATATCATTAAATATTACGGCGGCGACCCTGCCAACTTCCTCGATGTTGGGGGTGGTGCCACAGCGGAGAAAGTAACCGAAGCCTTCAAAATTATTTTGTCCGATACCAAAGTAAAGGGCATATTCGTAAATATCTTTGGCGGCATTATGAAATGTGATGTTATTGCTTCGGGGATCGTCGAGGCTGCAAAGCAGGTGGGTCTGGATCGTCCGCTAGTTGTACGGCTGGAAGGAACGAACGTCGAGCTTGGGAAGGATATTTTGGCGAATTCAGGACTTGCGATTGTATCTGCTGACTCTATGGCCGACGGCGCTCAGAAGATCGTCAAACTAGTGTCTTAA
- a CDS encoding YifB family Mg chelatase-like AAA ATPase → MYEKLFSACLYGIDGRLIEVEVDLSNGIPQTMVVGLPDSAVREAVERVRSAIKNCGYSYPLQRVTINLAPADLRKEGSAFDLAIALGILAASKQIVLPENERILMIGELSLDGSLRPVHGVISMVDLAKRQGFDGILLPIANAEEAMLISGISIYGMNHLNDLTATVDISNPENKISSHGKAFPKEHSNLKQTSSLSKNRTLVITSFKHLQASKGESSSLLSPAIPSVEDYSDVLGQRHVKRALTIAAAGRHNIMLIGPPGTGKTMLIRRLPSILPALTEEEALEVTKIYSSAGKFTDMESGLIRSRPFRSPHHTISAAGLVGGGGIPKAGEVSLAHHGILFLDELPEFARTALEVLRQPLEEREVTISRTRAAFTFPASFLLAVSLNPCPCGYLGAEPPLPRCTCSPFRVAQYRERISGPLLDRIDMHVEVPRPVSWLTDQQPLSSEEMKNAVLRAQHNQQQRYARLEICYNSELNGRTLRKYANISKEAEQLLQSTFQTVGLSMRAYDRIIKLSRTIADLEGSDRIAVSHIAEAIQYRQLDRQVTDMMND, encoded by the coding sequence ATGTATGAGAAATTATTTAGTGCTTGTCTGTACGGGATAGATGGGAGATTGATCGAGGTCGAGGTGGATTTGTCCAACGGCATTCCACAAACGATGGTTGTCGGCTTGCCGGATTCGGCGGTGCGAGAGGCTGTAGAGCGTGTCAGATCAGCGATCAAAAACTGCGGTTATTCCTACCCGCTACAGCGGGTAACGATTAATTTGGCCCCAGCCGATTTGCGCAAGGAAGGCTCAGCTTTCGACCTGGCAATAGCCCTCGGCATATTAGCTGCCAGCAAACAAATTGTACTGCCGGAAAACGAACGGATTCTCATGATCGGGGAGTTGTCTCTCGATGGATCGCTCCGTCCCGTACACGGGGTCATTTCCATGGTTGATCTCGCCAAGCGTCAAGGTTTTGATGGAATTCTTCTGCCGATAGCCAATGCAGAGGAAGCAATGCTGATCAGTGGAATTTCAATTTACGGTATGAACCATTTAAATGACCTAACCGCCACCGTAGATATTTCGAATCCTGAAAATAAAATATCTTCCCATGGTAAGGCGTTTCCCAAGGAGCATTCAAACCTGAAGCAAACCTCGTCATTGTCGAAAAACAGGACTTTAGTAATAACATCGTTTAAGCATTTGCAAGCCTCAAAAGGAGAGTCCTCCAGTTTGCTTTCCCCGGCAATTCCCTCTGTCGAAGACTACAGCGATGTGCTTGGACAGCGCCATGTGAAGCGGGCGTTAACGATAGCTGCCGCAGGCAGGCACAATATTATGCTAATCGGGCCTCCTGGCACCGGAAAAACGATGCTTATCCGCCGTCTTCCATCTATTCTTCCTGCTCTGACCGAGGAAGAAGCGCTAGAGGTAACGAAAATATACAGTTCAGCCGGAAAATTCACAGACATGGAATCAGGCCTGATCCGCAGTAGGCCATTCCGCTCACCTCACCATACGATATCTGCCGCTGGATTAGTCGGAGGCGGTGGGATACCCAAAGCAGGAGAAGTCAGCCTGGCTCATCACGGCATACTGTTTCTCGACGAGCTTCCTGAGTTTGCCCGGACCGCACTGGAGGTACTGCGTCAACCGTTGGAGGAACGAGAGGTGACGATTAGCCGGACGAGGGCTGCATTTACTTTTCCGGCAAGTTTTTTGCTTGCCGTTTCTTTAAATCCGTGTCCGTGCGGATATCTCGGAGCTGAGCCTCCGCTGCCCCGCTGCACATGCAGTCCGTTTCGAGTAGCCCAATATCGAGAACGTATTTCGGGCCCCTTGCTGGATCGTATTGATATGCATGTCGAGGTTCCCAGGCCTGTCAGTTGGCTGACAGACCAACAACCGCTTAGTTCTGAAGAGATGAAAAATGCGGTGCTGCGTGCACAGCATAATCAACAGCAGCGTTACGCAAGATTAGAAATATGCTACAATAGTGAACTTAACGGCAGAACGCTACGAAAATACGCCAATATTAGCAAAGAAGCCGAGCAGTTGCTGCAATCTACTTTTCAAACGGTTGGACTTAGCATGCGTGCCTATGATCGAATTATTAAGCTGTCCAGAACGATCGCGGATCTGGAAGGCTCCGATCGTATCGCGGTCAGTCATATCGCCGAAGCTATTCAATACCGCCAGCTTGACCGTCAGGTTACGGATATGATGAACGACTAG
- a CDS encoding YraN family protein, translating into MTINPKDKRGGVRLDGRKARGRLAEEAAGRYLQEQGYALLECNWRCRSGEIDIIAKKDGVIVIVEVRSRSMHNEQYGTPAESITPRKIKQVRETAIVYLQQTHQLNEIIRFDVVGVKMQRNEIIAIEHIVNAF; encoded by the coding sequence ATGACGATTAATCCCAAGGACAAGCGGGGGGGCGTTCGGTTGGATGGACGGAAAGCAAGAGGGCGGCTAGCAGAGGAGGCAGCGGGGCGCTATTTGCAGGAACAGGGCTATGCGCTGCTGGAATGTAACTGGCGCTGCCGCTCAGGCGAAATCGACATCATCGCTAAAAAGGATGGTGTCATTGTTATTGTCGAAGTGAGAAGCCGCAGCATGCATAACGAACAGTATGGCACACCTGCGGAATCTATCACTCCTCGTAAAATAAAGCAAGTCAGAGAAACAGCGATCGTATATTTGCAACAGACCCATCAATTGAACGAGATCATTCGGTTTGACGTTGTGGGCGTAAAGATGCAACGGAATGAAATAATTGCCATCGAACATATTGTTAATGCTTTCTAA
- a CDS encoding EscU/YscU/HrcU family type III secretion system export apparatus switch protein — translation MNDNKEQLRPYQIKKAVALKYDPAQSDAPVVAAKGSGHLADKILEKAREHGVPVQEDAALVEVLSKLDLDQQIPPELYTLVAEILSFIYRTDKLAEKGMSYDD, via the coding sequence ATGAATGACAACAAGGAACAGCTCCGCCCCTATCAAATTAAAAAGGCTGTTGCCCTCAAATACGATCCGGCCCAAAGCGATGCCCCGGTCGTCGCTGCCAAGGGCAGCGGTCACCTGGCGGATAAAATATTGGAAAAGGCAAGAGAACACGGTGTTCCCGTGCAGGAGGATGCTGCATTGGTCGAAGTGCTCTCAAAATTGGATCTGGATCAGCAAATCCCGCCGGAGCTGTACACGTTGGTTGCTGAAATACTCAGCTTTATATACCGCACAGATAAGCTGGCGGAGAAGGGGATGTCTTATGACGATTAA